The stretch of DNA tatttcttttgtaaaaaatataaaaattattttactcCAGTATCAAGAtgttttttaactttttcatTTGGTGTTTATACATCAATGgttgttaataaaatatttagaagAAAAGCATATACagaagtaataaaaaattcgtatatatatatttataatttgttctgaaaaataacaaaagcattatatttatatataacataTAATTTTCCTATTACCACGCATATATGtgtttaatatatttattttttataaaaaaaacttttttatttataatagatATTAACTTCAAAAACATCTATGACTGATAAGGCAAGAGAAGTTATGaatgatatattaaataccaatgataaaaataataaaattccatttaaagaaattgagaaaaatgtagaaaataaaaattttgataatacAAATCAATATAACTTAATGGATGATAGCGGTctacaaataaataatgattttaaattagaagataatgtaaatttttttttttaaatatatatgaatatatatgtgtttatttatataatttcttttatgatataatttatatttcttttttttttttttgttttcagaATAATACCTTTTCAACTCAAGATTTGtaagttaataaaaatatatatatatatatatatataaagataattattattttataaatacttcttttattataattttttagaaatGATACCATTAAAAATGAacaaattaatgaaatagaGAGGTAttgatatttatatataatagatatatttttatgatttttctttttttaactatatatatatatatacattatgttatattaaaataattatttatagatGCAAAGATATAGAAATTTGCACcgatgaaaatttaaaaaatattattaaaaaattagaaaaatattcataaaaattttcgtgaatatttaaaaaaatataattaaaatgattaaaaaaaaaatatataagaaaaactatataataaataaattataaatagaaaagatacataacaaataaaatataatttaaacaaaagttatataaatgaaaattattcatacaaaaactataaaaaaaaaaattttacgaaattataatattcaaagtaatgaatataaaaataattgcaatgtgttttcatttttcttagGCAAAATTCCTACTTTTTAAAGGAACCTACAGaaagtaatattttatattaaaaaatgcaTACTATAAACAATAGtgtacacatatatatatgtgtgtgtatttttttttttttttttaaggtaAATCTGTTAGCTGGGATGAAATAAGAAGaagaaatgaataaaataaaaaattataaagattttaaagaatttaaaataaatgtttgaatttattaaaaaagatatcATAACTAAAATTTCTGCtatcattattaaatttatgtacatattgaaaataattaaagtCAGAATAAAAggataaaatataattataaaatttataagcTTGATCTTTGTTTACaacattatttataatatttaattttgttaacacaatttctttattttttaattcatcaaaaaaatttaatgttACATATGGTATTGAATTAGttctaaatttattataatcatGAAGCGGGGTaacaaatattaatttataatcaATAAAttgcaaataaaaatttatatatccatttttatttttatgtggaataataaaatgtgaattatttttgcaatttttttttattaattcatatttttctgTATGTATATAATCTGcgattatatttttgttatcttTATACTTATCCTTCCATATGTtgataattttatctttattctCTTTTTCTAACAACTGCAattttactatatttttCAATTCTCTTGAGCAAggtaatgaaaaataaaatctttTACCATTTTTCATCATTGTTTATcctattctatttttttcttttttatacaaaagattaattttttcattatacttcaactttttcttttttttttttttaaaaagtattgAAAGTCAAACAAAATGTAATCTTgaaaacaaaattattatattagtacatactttttttaaaaaatatttgtttttattccTTATTGTTCatcattttcatatatttgtttaatCTTCTATTAATATGCTACAtggaatttttaaaaatttaatgttaaaaagaatattaatatatatctatattataaaaataaattctaaaaagataaaaaaagtaacaaGAAAAATGTGTAAAACAAAGATTAAAacgtaaataataaaaaaggaactacaaagaaattataatatttaaaaaaatagaaaaaatttaaataagtaTCATATAAATTAAGAAGTTAAATTAGAATGAAATcaaaagaatataattttgaaatagtataaaaaaaagaaaagagtTCTCTTGAAAAGGTAAATGTATTTAAAAGATAAGGAAAAACtcgaaaaaaaattttaagatataattacatcttcattatttttatgcaaaaaaaaaaaaaaaaattaaaaaaatatgcaaaATACTACGTcgtattattaaaaaaagaaaaatcaattcaattaaaaatatcattaataaaaaaataagataaaacaaaacaaaataaatatatttttgtaaacaattatgaattttattaagaaaaaaacaaaattaaaaatctATAATTAATTAGAAAAtcttaataattaaaaaaaaaagaaaaaataacatatttaaataattgtaaaaatttcatacacttataaaataaaggaaatattaatgtataattaaaaatgaaaattaaacTGTCAAAAAAcaatacatatttataaagaaaatttaatttataagaaTAAACATTTATTGTttgtatgaaaaaaaaaaaaaaaaaaaactattattTGCTTATAAGTTTTCttaaatgaatttataaaaataaatatatgaaaaagaatgtatacatataaattattaataagtATTTTGATTTAGTATCTGTTTTAAAATATCACATGGATCTTGAAGTACCTTATTCCTTAAATCAAATTGAACCATAATTCCATCATTTAATACACCAATATAGTCaacaaattttaataaagctAATCTGTGTGTAAATATAATAGtagttttttctttcatatatttatataatgcttcatttataaatttctCCGATAATTTATCTAGAGAAGATGTTGGTTCatctaatattaatattttattatttttgaataACTTTTGCGCAATATATACTCTTTGCTTTTGTCCCCCTGATAAAAATGATCCATTTATCCCAAcattaatattatcataATTAGAATACTGGTTTAGAAAATCATGAATATGaaaatctttatatattttttttaatttatctgatgttatgttatttatattttcttgggtattttgtatttcttttgataaatatgtatatatttcttttaaatctttacttttttcatcaaaatttttatttatacatatatctttttctttaattaacTCAACTTGTTCTTTTAGCATTTCTTGATGTGCTTTATATGGATATAGTAAATTGGATTTTAcagatatattaaataaaaagggATCTTGAGTAACGATACCTAAAATAGATCTAAGTGCTGatgaattaattttattaatgttaAAATCACCAAAACATATATTACCTTCATtcacaatattttttttcgaAAGTAAATTTAAAATGGTAGTCTTTCCACTACCACTCTTCCCTACGATTGCAACTGATTTATTATGTGGTAAATAAAAAGAGACATTTTTTAAAgcataatttttcttttctttatcctcattattattatcatatgAAAAAGATACATTATCAAACTTTatagaataattattttttttcaaaaattgaATTGAATCATTAAACCAGTATTCATTAAATTCACTTTTGggtaaatttattatttgcaAAACTTTTGAACATGAACCAATGCATTTCTGTAAATCACCGATTGCCTGCATGATTCCTTGTATTCCACTACCACAGAATAAAGAATACATAatcaatgaaaataaatctCCTGTATTTATGAATTTATTaactattaaataatttccataataaattaaatgtaataaaaagaGAGAAATTATactaaagaataaaaaatgacTTCCTGCTTTTACTAAAGAATATTTTCTACCAATTTTATATACTTCATCTAAGTATTTtgtaaattcttttttttcaaaagatTCTCCATTCAATAATCTTACATTAcctatattatatattttttccgAAGCAAAATCCACACAGttacttaatttttcttGCTTTTTTATACTAATTTTCTTAACATATTTTCCATATGAAGTTCCTATTAATAAACATGCAGAAACAggtaataaaaaagaattaaatagcTTGCTTGGAGAAATGTGTAAAGCACATACACCTCCAATTAGAGCTGCtataaaatttcttataCCAAATgataaatgaattaatatttttgatgATATTTCAATATCATTTGATAAtctatttattaattctcCTGTTTTTTGCTTATCAAAAAAAGCAAGATTTTGATTTAGGATTTTCTCAAATAAGCTTTTTCTTAATCTTCTagttattttttcaatagaTGTTTCAATCAAATATATTCGGAAAAAACTAAATGTAGAAATACCCAAAATCAAAAATACTGTTTTATAAACTTCAttcaataaatattttaatgattCTTCCTTACCtccatataaatttattattttacttaTACACATTGGGAAAATCATTTGACCTAACGAGGATATTAATAAACATCCCATTGCAAGTGCTAAGTATtttctttccttttttaatattttaaatatatcttttaagGAAATACCGTCTAAGTTTCtacctatttttttttcgaaTTTTTCCTTAAAAATATTCCTTATTTTACTCGAATTCTTTTCATCTGTACCACTGAACAATCTTGCTTTCCATTTATATGTTAGTTTACTATATccattttttgtattttctatttttgatatattctctttttttaaaaactttgtattattattgtaCCTTATGCatctatttataaataaaaagtctttttttttcaaattaatgcagtttatatttttagtaacatatataatatttctattattatgAAAACTAATATTTCTTATGTTAGTGCTAAGCAAATTACAAGGTCGTATCATAAAATAAGGATTTGGTATACAGcaatttattatcattttctacataaaacaaaatatgaaaaaaaaaaaaaatataatataatataaatattcaaaatcatatttttttttttttttattaaatgataatatcTTTTcggaaaatatttttaaaattgaacttttttacataatacaattttcaatttcttttgttttattatttttattttttatttttttatatttcaatgataaaacttttatttcttcaagTTATGAGTGAGAATAGAGTTATCTTTTATCATGTGTAATTCCACTTTTTAGTTgttatattatcattatatatattataaaaacaaaatattatattttctttattgtttatatttattatttaatttttattaattttatctattaaaatttttagttttttaatttttaaaatccaTACGAAATAAAAATGCTTAGTTTTTGATATATCTtctcataatttttaatattaattttaattatattccccttttttataacaaaaaGT from Plasmodium relictum strain SGS1 genome assembly, chromosome: 11 encodes:
- the ATP11 gene encoding ATP synthase mitochondrial F1 complex assembly factor 1, putative; protein product: MKNGKRFYFSLPCSRELKNIVKLQLLEKENKDKIINIWKDKYKDNKNIIADYIHTEKYELIKKNCKNNSHFIIPHKNKNGYINFYLQFIDYKLIFVTPLHDYNKFRTNSIPYVTLNFFDELKNKEIVLTKLNIINNVVNKDQAYKFYNYILSFYSDFNYFQYVHKFNNDSRNFSYDIFFNKFKHLF
- the ABCB7 gene encoding ABC transporter B family member 7, putative, translating into MIINCCIPNPYFMIRPCNLLSTNIRNISFHNNRNIIYVTKNINCINLKKKDFLFINRCIRYNNNTKFLKKENISKIENTKNGYSKLTYKWKARLFSGTDEKNSSKIRNIFKEKFEKKIGRNLDGISLKDIFKILKKERKYLALAMGCLLISSLGQMIFPMCISKIINLYGGKEESLKYLLNEVYKTVFLILGISTFSFFRIYLIETSIEKITRRLRKSLFEKILNQNLAFFDKQKTGELINRLSNDIEISSKILIHLSFGIRNFIAALIGGVCALHISPSKLFNSFLLPVSACLLIGTSYGKYVKKISIKKQEKLSNCVDFASEKIYNIGNVRLLNGESFEKKEFTKYLDEVYKIGRKYSLVKAGSHFLFFSIISLFLLHLIYYGNYLIVNKFINTGDLFSLIMYSLFCGSGIQGIMQAIGDLQKCIGSCSKVLQIINLPKSEFNEYWFNDSIQFLKKNNYSIKFDNVSFSYDNNNEDKEKKNYALKNVSFYLPHNKSVAIVGKSGSGKTTILNLLSKKNIVNEGNICFGDFNINKINSSALRSILGIVTQDPFLFNISVKSNLLYPYKAHQEMLKEQVELIKEKDICINKNFDEKSKDLKEIYTYLSKEIQNTQENINNITSDKLKKIYKDFHIHDFLNQYSNYDNINVGINGSFLSGGQKQRVYIAQKLFKNNKILILDEPTSSLDKLSEKFINEALYKYMKEKTTIIFTHRLALLKFVDYIGVLNDGIMVQFDLRNKVLQDPCDILKQILNQNTY